One stretch of Numenius arquata chromosome 8, bNumArq3.hap1.1, whole genome shotgun sequence DNA includes these proteins:
- the DMRTA2 gene encoding doublesex- and mab-3-related transcription factor A2 produces MELRSELPSVPAAPPPVPPSSVAAAAAAAAATLPVSVAGSLLRAPPLLLRAAEKYPRTPKCARCRNHGVVSALKGHKRYCRWKDCMCAKCTLIAERQRVMAAQVALRRQQAQEENEARELQLLYGTAEGLALAAANGIIPPRPAYEVFGSVCAGGGGEGGAGASAGKGGGGNGGGASESKMQKFELFPKTLLPSRAVTPQQAGGKPLSPDGESVPGTSSPEARHGSGSENGDGESFLSSPVSKGPKEGEESPGSISPLGSDSGSEADKDEQDPSPSAGGRQRTPIDILTRVFPAHKRSVLELVLQGCGGDVVQAIEQILNNRGPEKGPEEGWARDGALQGLPPTPATAAHHRPLIAGAMAPAIGTLGSRSAFSPLQPNATHFGAEAGAYPLGTHLGLNPLRLAYSAHSRGLAFMTPYSTAGLMPTLGFRPPVDYAFSDLMRDRSAVHKEQVYSGGLYGPMVNNTPEKQ; encoded by the exons ATGGAGCTGCGGTCGGAACTGCCCAGCGTgcccgccgcgcccccgccggTCCCCCCCAgctcggtggcggcggcggcggcggcggcggcggccacgcTGCCGGTGAGCGTGGCCGGGAGCTTGCTGCGGgccccgccgctgctgctgcgggCGGCCGAGAAGTACCCGCGGACGCCCAAGTGCGCCCGTTGCCGCAACCACGGGGTGGTGTCGGCGCTGAAGGGCCACAAGCGGTACTGCCGCTGGAAGGACTGCATGTGCGCCAAGTGCACCCTCATCGCCGAGCGCCAGCGCGTCATGGCCGCCCAGGTCGCGCTGCGCCGCCAGCAGGCGCAGGAGGAGAACGAAGCCCGGGAGCTCCAGCTGCTCTACGGCACGGCCGAGGGGCTGGCCCTGGCCGCCGCCAACGGCATCATCCCGCCGCGGCCCGCGTACGAGGTcttcggctccgtctgcgccggcggcggcggcgagggagGCGCCGGCGCCTCAG CCGGGAAAGGCGGCGGGGGGAATGGTGGGGGGGCAT CAGAGTCCAAGATGCAGAAGTTCGAGCTGTTCCCCAAGACGCTGCTGCCGAGCCGTGCCGTTACCCCGCAGCAGGCGGGCgggaagcccctctccccggacGGCGAGTCCGTGCCCGGCACCTCCTCTCCAGAAGCTCGCCACGGCTCGGGCTCGGAGAACGGGGACGGCGAGTCCTTCCTGAGCTCGCCCGTCTCCAAGGGCccgaaggagggggaggagagccCGGGCTCCATCAGCCCGCTGGGCTCGGACTCGGGCTCGGAGGCGGACAAGGACGAGCAGGACCCGTCGCCCTCGGCCGGCGGCCGGCAGCGGACTCCCATCGACATCCTGACGCGCGTCTTCCCGGCCCACAAGCGCagcgtgctggagctggtgctgcagggctgcGGCGGGGACGTGGTACAGGCCATCGAGCAGATCCTCAACAACCGCGGCCCGGAGAAGGGCCCCGAGGAGGGCTGGGCTCGGGACGGCGCCTTGCAAGGCCTTCCGCCcacccccgccaccgccgcccacCACCGGCCCTTGATCGCCGGCGCCATGGCCCCGGCCATCGGCACGCTGGGCAGCCGCTCCGCCTTCTCCCCCCTGCAGCCCAACGCCACGCACTTCGGGGCCGAGGCCGGCGCCTACCCGCTGGGCACCCACCTGGGACTCAACCCCCTGCGCCTCGCCTACTCGGCGCACAGCCGGGGACTGGCCTTCATGACCCCCTACTCCACGGCCGGGCTGATGCCCACCCTGGGGTTCCGGCCGCCCGTGGACTACGCCTTCAGCGACCTCATGCGGGACCGCTCCGCCGtgcacaaggagcaggtctactCCGGCGGGCTCTACGGGCCCATGGTCAACAACACCCCCGAGAAGCAATAG